Below is a window of Dictyostelium discoideum AX4 chromosome 1 chromosome, whole genome shotgun sequence DNA.
AACCCTTTTTGTAAAATTGGTAATGTTGAAATTTgtgataatttatcaataccaccaccaccaccaccacctggTGTCGTATAAATACTTTCACTATTAGATAATCTATTCTTACATAATTCATCACCTATATATGATGTACAAATTGAACTTTCGTCAACAATTCCAAATCCATAATCATTTAAACTATTTTGACAatttactaatattaatattaattttaaaaatattaaataaaatttaaatttattaatcattttttattttttatttttaaaaaattttaataataaaaataaataaataatagatttattaatttttttttcttgtacTAGCAGGAAAATATTTgtattccaaaaaaaaaaaaaaaaaaaaaaaaaaaaaaaaaaaaaaaaaaaaaaataaaaaaaaaaaaataattaaaaaaaaaaaaccattaaacCTTTAATTCGTACGATTAATCAAATaccaagtttttttttttttttttttttttcacaagaTTATGAATAAATCATCCATTATTATAAAGAGTAGCCATTGCAAGCCATAAAaaagtggaaaaaaaaaaaaatttttaaaattaataaaatcttcTGAAAATTCCCAATTACTGGAAAATACTCTGCccaataatttgtttttttttttttttttttaaattgaaattagtCTATTATCTGAGATTAatataaagaataataattggaggagggaaaaaaaaaaaaaaaacaaataattggCACTTAAAATGAAGATATGATTGGTGACAAATCTAAAAgataaaagaagaaaaaaaattaaaattaaaattatttgctAATCCttaaccaaaataaaaaaaaaaaaaaaaaaaaaaaaatggattagATTCgtaattttatattcattttagcaaaaaaaaatcattctCAAAAACTTTACTgattttttcttaattttttatttttttttttttttctttatttttttttttttttttcatttttttttttttttttttttttttttttttttcattttcatcattaattaaaccaaatattaattttcattattttaattttaattttaattttttttttttttttttttttacaataactgcaattaatttaacattagaaaaataataaaaataataaaaattaaaaaataaaaaataaaaaataaaaaatgaaaagagtaccaatatttaaattatcaacatcaacttTATTTCAACAAGATCATAAATTAGAGGTATTAACACATGGTTtaacatcaacaccaactattgttagtagtaataataatttaacctCACCAAATGGTAGTGATAATATAacaactaccaccaccactacaacAACAGATACATTACAATTACCAccaatatcatcattatcaatatcaccaccaactacaccaaataaagttaataataataataatagtttaacagaaataccattatcatcatcaccaggTGGTAGTTTAACATTTGATCACTTTTGTAATACATGTTTATTAAGATTCACAGATAAAGAATTAAGAAATGTTCATTATAGATCAGGATTACATagatataatttaaatttacgtTTATCACATTTACAACCAGTGACAGAGGAAGATTATAAtgtattaattgaaaatgttaaaagATCATCAGAagatagtagtagtagtgatgATAATTCAAGTGGTAGTGAAAaagagaataataataataacgatagtgatagtgatagtAATTATGTATCAACTgatgaatcatcatcatcgtcagaTGAAGAATACTTATTAAGAAAAAGTAAATTATCAGAGAACCAAGATGTTTATGATgaagaatattattataaaactCAAGGTTATCAATTTTTAGATTCATCAGTTGAAATGAATGAtccaaaattaaagataattcaaaaggatttaaaattacaattatcaGTTTGGAAATGTTTATTAGGACCAACTACAATGTTTAAACAATTGTCATTACTTCCAGAGGGTTCAgatcaacaaaaacaattattgtCCACTATAATTGGCAATTTCAAACAGTATGTCTTGTCAAAGGATTTGAAATGGGTTGTACTACTTTGCTCGGGTGGTAGATTCGCAGGTGCCGTTTATTCAGGTGGTAAATGTATTGATCATAAGACTTTTCATCGTTACACTATGAGAAAGAAGCAAGGTGGTTCTCAATCTAAAAAAGACAGTGAAGGCGGTAATAAGAAATCCGCTGGTGCCGGTATACGTAGATACAATGAAAAACGTTTAAAAGAAGAGGTTGCTCAACTTTTGTCAACTTGGAAAGACGAAAATCACTTCAAACAATGTTCACACATTTTCGTATTCGCACCAAAAGGAAACACTCGTGATATCCTCTTCCCACCTGGCAGTTTCCTCTCACCAGATGATGAAAGAATAAGAGTTATCCCATTCCCAATCATTAGACCAACTTTCTCTGAAGCTCAAAGAGTTTCAACTTGGATTAGTTCAGTTGATAtagaattatttgatgagGAGAAATTGGAATTGGAAAGAAAAGAACAAGAAAGAAAACTTAAAGAAAGACAAGATAAATTCGATCATGAACAAcgtttaaaagaaaaagaaaaaagaagaaaagaatttgaattacaacaacaacaatctgtcgaagatgataaagaagatgaagatgatcaAGATGAAAaaccaaatcaattatttttagcaattaaagaaaaagattttgaaaaagttaaatatttattagaaaaggatgataattttgaaattccattaccatttgaagaggaatccaccaccaccacctcgAGTAATAAGagaaaacaaaatttaaattcaccaaTATTTATAGCGGTTGAAAATGGTGATGTTAAAATGACATCTTATTTATTGaaacaattatcaaatgatgatattaatCAATTGAATCCACGTTGGGATTTCATTACACCATTACACAAAGCTGCAATCGATGGTAATTGTGATATGATAGAATTGTTATTAAACAATGGTGCCGATCCAACATTATCAGGTGGTTTACGTTCTGATGTACCTTATGACTGTtcatcaaatcaaaaaacaaGAGACACATTTAGGGAA
It encodes the following:
- a CDS encoding hypothetical protein (F22M8.6 protein (Hypothetical protein)), with protein sequence MKRVPIFKLSTSTLFQQDHKLEVLTHGLTSTPTIVSSNNNLTSPNGSDNITTTTTTTTTDTLQLPPISSLSISPPTTPNKVNNNNNSLTEIPLSSSPGGSLTFDHFCNTCLLRFTDKELRNVHYRSGLHRYNLNLRLSHLQPVTEEDYNVLIENVKRSSEDSSSSDDNSSGSEKENNNNNDSDSDSNYVSTDESSSSSDEEYLLRKSKLSENQDVYDEEYYYKTQGYQFLDSSVEMNDPKLKIIQKDLKLQLSVWKCLLGPTTMFKQLSLLPEGSDQQKQLLSTIIGNFKQYVLSKDLKWVVLLCSGGRFAGAVYSGGKCIDHKTFHRYTMRKKQGGSQSKKDSEGGNKKSAGAGIRRYNEKRLKEEVAQLLSTWKDENHFKQCSHIFVFAPKGNTRDILFPPGSFLSPDDERIRVIPFPIIRPTFSEAQRVSTWISSVDIELFDEEKLELERKEQERKLKERQDKFDHEQRLKEKEKRRKEFELQQQQSVEDDKEDEDDQDEKPNQLFLAIKEKDFEKVKYLLEKDDNFEIPLPFEEESTTTTSSNKRKQNLNSPIFIAVENGDVKMTSYLLKQLSNDDINQLNPRWDFITPLHKAAIDGNCDMIELLLNNGADPTLSGGLRSDVPYDCSSNQKTRDTFREWAGDHLTTSKWDFSKAHIVPLTKQMKQEKEEKIKQKRKQQREKDKIKKQNEKELQQQQKLDESQKQQKLDDLNLVNQLERSKLSKESQLSQREKQALAAERRYGGVTSIICDNCKNSIPGTPFERLVFKYCSTQCVLLHKKTLTK